GTATCTTTATTCTACGGCTTCGTTAGGTTGGACAAATTTAAACCTTATCTGAGCCAGAACATGATGCTGGCGAGCTTGATGAAGCCCAAGAAGTTGGCGGCGATCTTGTCGTAGCGAGTTGCGATGCGCTTTTGATGCNCGTATTGTGNGCTTGCCCGCTCGGGTGGGCGATGGCGAGATCTTCCCGAGCGGTTCGGGCCGTATGNACACGGTTGCGATGGCGGCGGGGTGGAATAACCGGCTCGCCACCTTGGTCGAGGATGAGGTCATGGAGGCTGTCCGCGTCATAGGCGCGGTCGGCGAGGACTTGGCCCGCCTTCAATCCTCGGATCAGGTCGCAGGCAGGGGCCATGTCGTTTTGCTGGCCGGGGCCAAGCTCGAAGCGCACAGGCAGTCCGAGCGCATCGACTACGGCGTGGAGCTTTGTTCCGAATCCGCCTCGGGAGCGCCCGAGAGCCTGGGCCCCCTTTTTTGCCGCGCCCCGGCTGCTTGCGCGTTGGCTCGGATGACCGTCGCATCGATCATCAGCCATTCAAGGTCCGGATTGACCGAAACAGCCTCAAATATCCGGTCGAACACCCCTTGCTCGATCCAACGGTAATAGCGCCGCTTTACCGTGTCATACGGCCCGAACCGCTCGGGAAGATCTCGCCATCGCCCACCCGAGCGGGCAAGCCACAATACGGCATCAAAAAAGCGCCGACCGTCGCTACGAGGGCCACGCTTGCCCTTGCGCCCGCCGGGGACAAAGGGCTTCAGACGCTCCCACTGGTCGTCTCGCAGAATCTCGCCTTCCAAAGCTGACCTCCAAAATCAGCTTTGAATCACAATTCCGGATTCAGGGAAATCCTAAATTGTCACTACAGCCTAGAGCATCAAGCCATAAATCTGCGCCACCTCCGCTCTCGTCATGCCCGGACTTGTTCCGGGCATCCACGTGGCTCCGTCTAGGATAGTGCCGAACGCCCCCACGTGGATGGCCGGGTCGAGCCCGGCCATGACGCAGAGAGGTGGTTCTGATTTGAGGCGCGCCGCTCTAAGAAAACCACAAGACACGGATGTGCCTATCCATCCGCCCGAAGCGGCAATATGGAATTCCTACTGTCCCTGTTGATCCGTGACCGCGAAGCGGCATCGGCGTCCATCCGTGTCCATGAACGACCGGAGGACGCGCGACATGGATATCCGCCCCGGCAATCTCAGCAGCTGAACAGCACCGGGATGCTGGAATGGGCCAGGATGTGGCGGGTGCCGGCGCCAGCCTTGCCGGAAAACGACAGGCTGCGGCCGGGGTGGCCGCCGATGACCAGCAGGTCGGCGTCGATGTCGTAGGCGCGCGACAGCAGGGAATCCATGACCCCCAGGCCTTCGGTGTTGACCCGCTCGCCGGTGACCGGCAGGCCGTGGGTGCGCAGGTGGTCGATGATGTCCACCTGGGGCAGGGTCTTGTCCATGGGGGAGAAGCCGCGTACCGAGGCGACCAGCACCTGTTCGGCGCCTTCCACCAGGGGCAGGCAGTCGTGCAGGGCGCGGGCCGCCTGCTTGGCGGAACGCCAGCCGATCACCACGTGCTTGCCCACCGGGCGGTCCTTGTAATCGACGGGCACCACCAGGACGGGGCGACCGGAATTGAGGATGATCTGCTCGACCATGGTCTCGGGGACATGGTTGCCGTAGGCGGCGGGCTGGGAAACGATCACCAGATCCACATAATGGCTGCAGAACACCGTCTCGCTCAGCAGATCGGTTTCGGCGCCGTGGACGACCTGCCACCAGCGGGTCTGGAGACCGGCGGTGGCGGTCTCGAACGCCTTGCGGGCAGCCTCGGCCTGGGCCAGCAGGGTGTTGCTGGGCTGGCGGGCGACCATGGCGGTGGGGCTGATCTCCTTGCGGGCGAACAGGCCGGTCAGCCGGGCGCCGAAGCGCTTGGCCTGGGCCACCGCCAGGGTCAGAGTGCCGCTATCGACGCTGTCGCCGTCCAAATGGACGAGAATGTCCTTGATGTTCATAGCCCCCACCCTGTTTGTCCGGTCCGTTGATGTTGCCGGTCAGAGTAGTTCACCCTCAGCCGGGGCGCGCGTCAAGCGAAATGAGTAAATCGGTATTGGTTTGCGTCTTTACGGTGAGACCCATCCGCACCCCTCCAGGGCGGTCCGCATATGCTCGGGCACCGGGGCTTCGGCGCCGATAGGCGGCTTTCCGGGATCGAGCGGCAGGACGATGCTCCGCGAATGCAGCATCAGCCGGTCGCCGGCCAGGGTGCCGGTGCCGCGCCCATAGATGGCGTCGCCCACCAGGGGATGGCCGATGGCGGCGCAGTGGGCGCGAATCTGGTGGGTGCGGCCGGTCAGCGGCCGGCATTCCAGCCAGGACAGCCGCCCGTCACTGCCCAACAGCCGCCACTCGGTGACCGAGGCCAGCCCGGTGCGGTCCACCTCCATGCGCCAGCCGAACTTCTTTTCCCGCTTCTTCAGGGCGTAGTCGATGACGCCCTGCGCCTCGCGCGGCTTGCCCACCACCACCGCCCAATAGGTCTTGCCGGCGAGGCCCTTGGCGAACAGTTCGCCCAGCGCCGCCAGAGCCTTGCGGTCGCGACCCAGCACCAGACAGCCCGAGGTCTCGCGGTCCAGACGGTGGGCCAGTTCCGGCCGCCGGTTCAGGCCGAAGCGCAGGGCGTCGAGATAGAGCATCAGATGCTCGCCCCCCTTCGGCCCGGCATGCACGGCCAACCCGGCCGGCTTGTCGATAATCAGCACGGCCGGGTCGCGGTACAGAACACGGGAGACGAGATCGGGGCTCACTCGGCCGGCGCCCCTTCCGCCACCGCCCCGACCGTCGCCCGGCGCTCGGCGGCGACGAAGGTATAGATCACCGGCAACACGAACAGGGTGAACAGCGTGCCGATGGTCATGCCGGCGACGATCACCACGGCGATGGAGAAGCGCGACGCCGCTCCCGCCCCGTGGGCGAACAGCAGGGGGATCAGGCCGGCGACCATGGCCGCCGTGGTCATCAGGATGGGACGCAGGCGCAGGCCGGCCGCCACCATCACCGCCTGGGCGCGGCTGAGGCCCTCGGCTTCCTGGCGCTCGCGCGCCACCTCGCAGATCAGGATGCCGTGCTTGGTGATCAGGCCGATCAGGGTGACGAGGCCCACCTGAGTATAGATGTTCATGCTGGCCACGCCCAGCGCCAGCGGGATCAGGGCGCCGCAGATGGACAGCGGCACCGAGACCAGGATCACCAGCGGATCGCGGAAGCTTTCGAACTGGGCTGACAGCACCAGGAAGATGATCACCAGGGCGAAGACGAAGGTCATTGCCAGGGCGTTGCCCTCCTGCACGTACTGCCGCGACTGGCCGGCATAGTCCACCGTGGTGCCCTGGGGCAGCAGCTCGGTGGCGAGATTGCGCAGCAATTCCAGCGCCTGTCCCAGGGTCACCCCGGGCATGGGGAAGGCCTGGATGGTCACCGAGTTGAGCTGGTTGAACTGGTTGAGCGACACCGGGCGCACCGACGAGCCCAGGCTGACCAGCGACGACAGCGGCACCGCCGCCCCCGACGAGGCGCGCACGTGATAGCGGCCCAACTGGGCGGGGTCGAGGCGGAACTCGCGCGGCACCTGGGGAATCACCTGATAGGAGCGGCCCTGCAGATTAACCAGATTGACGTAATTGCCGCCGGTCATGGTGCCCAGCGCGTCGCCGATCTGCTGCATGGAGATGCCGTAGGCCGCCGCCTTGTCGCGGTCGATGACCACCTGGGTCTGCGGGCTTTCGATCTTCAGGTCGGCGTCGATGAAGGCGAACATGCCCGATCCCTGCGCCCGCTTCATCAACTCGCCCTGAATCTCGTTGAGCTGCGGGTAATCGGCGATGGAGGACAGCACGAACTGCACCGGCAGACCGTCGACGCCGGGCAGGGGCGGCGGCGGGAACACCGAGGCCTTGACCCCCGACACTTCGTTGAGGGCCTGCTGGATGGCGGCGGTCAGCGTCTTGGCCGAGCGCTTGCGGTCCTCCCAGGGCGTCAGCACCGCACCGCCGAAACCCTGGCTGATGGCGCCCATACCGTTGATCAGGAAGGTTTCGTTGGTCTCGGGGAACGCCTTCAGCTTGGCGGCGATCTGGTGCGAGAAAGCCTCCATGAAGTCGGTATTGGCCGAGGCCGGGCCGTTGAAGGCGGTGAACACCACGCCCTGGTCCTCTTCCGGCGCCAGCTCGGTGGGCACCGCCAGGAACAGGAAAGGCAGCGAGCCCAGGACGATCATGGCGAAGATCAGGGTGGTGGGACGGTCGGCCAGCGAGGCGCCCAGCCATGTCTCGTACTTGGCGCGCACCCGGTCGAAGGTACGGTCGATCAGGGCGGTCAGGCCCTTCTTGTCGTCCTCGTGCCGGAGAATCTTCGAGCACATCATGGGCGACAGCGTCAGGGCGATGACCCCCGAGACCACCACCGAACCGGCGAGCGTCAGGGCGAACTCCTTGAACAGCGATCCGGTCAGCCCGCCCATGAAGGCGATGGGGGCGTAGACGGCGGCGAGCGTGATGGTCATGGAGATGACCGGCCCGCTGATCTCGCGCGTGCCCACCAGGGCGGCGCGGAACGGCGGCAGCCCCTCCTCGATGTGGCGATGCACGTTCTCCACCACCACGATGGCGTCGTCGACCACCAGTCCGATGGCCAGCACCATGGCCAGCAGGGTCAGCAGATTGATGGAGAAGCCGAGGGAGAGCAGCAGCACCGCCACGCCGATCAGCGACAGCGGCACGGTGACCACCGGAATGACCACCGAACGCACCGATCCCATGAAGAAGAAGATCACCACCATGACGATGATCGCCGCCTCGGCGATGGTCTTGGCCACCTCGGTGACGGCGGCATCGATGAACAGGGTGGAATCATAGGCGATCTTGGCGGTCAGGCCGGGGGGCAACTGGGCCTGCAGGGCCGGCAGCGCCTCTTCGCGCACCTCGCGGATCACCGACAGCGGGTTGGCTTCCGGCGTGGTGTAGATGCCGACGAAGATGGCCCGCTCGTTGCCGGCGAACACGCTCATGTCGTCGTTTTCCGGCCCCAGTTCCACATTGGCCACGTCGCCCAGGCGCACCAGCCGCGAACCGTCGTGCTTGATCACCAGCTGGCGGAATTCCTCGACACTCTTCAGATCGGTGGAGGCCTGGGTGTTGACCACGTCATAGGCGCCCTTGGTGGACCCCGAGGCCGAGGTGAAGTTGTTGCTGGTCAGAGCGTTCTTCAGATCGTCGGGCCCCATATCGTGCTGGGCCAGCTTTTCCGGGTCCAGCCAGACGCGCATGGAGAACTTCTGGCCGCCGTAAAGCTCGGGGTTGGCGACGCCGGGCACGGCGGCCAGCTTGGGCTGCACCACCCGCATGACGTAATCGGTGATCTGCTGCTGGCTTAGGCGGTCGGACGAAAAGGCGAGATAGGCCGAGGCGAAGCTTTGCCCCGTCTCCTTCTTGATCACGGAATCGTTGATGCCCTTGGGCAACAGGCTCTTGACCTCGGCCACCTTGCTCATCACCCCGGTCATGGCGGTTTCCGGGTCGTCGTTGAGGCGGATGAAGGCCTTGATCTCGCTTAAGCCCTGGATGGAGCGCGATGTCAGGTAGTTGATGCCCTCGGACGTCGCCACCGCCTTCTGGATCGGCTGGGTGACGAAGCCCTGGATCATGTCGGCATCGGCGCCGGGAAAGGTGGTGGTGATGGTGATGACCGTGTTGGTCATCTCGGGATACTGGCGCACCGGCAGGCTCATCAGGGCCCGGAGGCCGATGAACAGGATCAGCAGGCTGACCACCGCGGCCAGTACCGGCCGCTTGATGAAGATGTCGAACATCACTGCACCGTCCCGTTGGACGCCGTCTTCAGCGGATCACTGGCCGCCACCTGGACCAGCGAGCCGTGTTCCAGCTTGACCTGGCCCGAGGTCACCACCACGTCGCCGGGCGCAACGCCCGACTTGACGACCACCATGCCGTCCTTGCGCTCGCCCAATTGGACCACCGCCCGTTCGGCCTTGGATACCGTCTTGCCGTCGGCGCCGGCCTCCTCCTTGACCACGAACACCGCGTCGCCGTGCAGGTTGTAGGCCACCGCCGAGGCGGGCACCGTCACCACCGGGGCACCGGAGGGGCGCTCGATCTCGATGCGGGCGAACATGCCGGGACGCAGACGGCCCTCGGCATTGGAGAAGCTGGCGCGCACCGAAACCATGCCGGTCTTGACGTCGACCAGCGGCTCGATGGCGGCCACGGCGCCCTCGAACACCACGCCGGGCCAGGCATCGGTGGTCATGGAGACCTTCTGGCCGACGCCCAGCAGGGCGAGGTCCTTCTGCGACACGGTGAAGTCGCACAGCATCAGCGACAGGTCCTGCATGTTGACCACCATCTGGCCCGGCTGGACGTACTGGCCCAGATCGACCTTGCGCACGCCGAGACGCCCGTCGAAGGGTGCCGTGATGGTCTTCTTGGCGATCTGGGCCTGCAGCCCGGCCACCTTGGCCTGCTTGACCTTCAGTTCCGCATCGGTCTTTTCCAGGGCCGCGACGCTGACCGTATCGGACCGCACCAGCTTGACGTTGCGGTCGTGGTTGGTCCTGGCCAGGGCCAGCTCGGCCTGGGCGCTGCGCAGGTCGCCCATCTCGACATCGGTGTCGAGTTGCACCAGCACGCTGCCCTTCCTCACCTCCTGGCCGGATTCGAAGGCGATGGACTTGACCAGCCCGGCCATGGAGCCGGAAATGTCGACGCCGTTGACCGCCTGCAGCGTTCCCACCGCCGGCACCACGGTGCGCCAGTCGGTCAGCACCGCCTTGGCGGTGGTCACCGCGATCACCGGCTTGGGCATGGTGGCGAAGAACTGCTTGATCATGTGATTGCGGAAGGCGACGAAACCGAACACCCCGCCGAACACGATGGCGCTGCCCGCCAGCATGATGATCATCCGTTTGGCTTTCATGGCGCAGGCTCCGTTACTTCAGAAGGTCGAGGGCGTGCCGCTTGAGGCGCTCGGCCCCCTCGGCATCGCTGAGGTTGATACCCATCAGGCGCTGGAAATAGACGCCGTCCATGGCGGTGCAGATCAGTCCGGCCCGCTCCAGGTCGGGGCTGTCGCTCTTGATGCGCTCCATCCAGCGGTCGTACATGGACTGGATGGGGGCGACCAGATCGGGATTGACGGTGACGGCGGCCAGCAAGGCGCCTCCCACCGGATCGAAGGCCGGACCGTTGGGGTCGAAGCAGGCGTGCACCAGGGTCCTGGCCCAGCGATAGGGGCCTTCCGGCTGATGCTCGTAATGTTCGCGGTTGAGCTGGTCGCACTGTTCGATCAGCCGCTGGACCATGCCGCGGATCAGGTCGTCCTTGCTCTTGAAGTGATAGAGCACGCCGCCCTTGCTGACGCCCGCCTCCTTGGCGGCCGCGTCCAGGGTCAGCCTGGTCACGCCCTGGTCACGAACGATGGTCATGGCGGAATCGATGATGCGCTCGCGCGTACTCATACCGTACCGGTCCCTTTTACTGTACCGGCTGGACGGTATAGGAAACTGAACCGACGAGTCTAGTCAGACGGACGCATAGGGGAAATGCGCTACGACTATTCCGTTTGGGAAGTGGGGAATTGGAGACGCCCCCTACCGCTTCTGCTTGGCCTTGGCGAAGGCGGCGGCGAAGGCTCCCCCCCCCTCGTCCGCCTTGGGAGCGGCCTGCCGCTGGGGCTGGGGCGCCGGGCGGCGATCATCGCGGCGGGGCGCGGGACCGTCGTCCTTGCGGGCCGGGACCGGCTGGGCGTCCATGCGCATGGACAGCGCGATGCGGTTCCGCTTCATGTCCACTTCCAGCACCTTGACCTTGACCAGATCGCCGGGCTTGACCACCTCGTGGGGGTCCTTGACGAAGCGGTCGGCCAGCACCGAGATGTGGACCAGGCCATCCTGGTGGACGCCGATATCCACGAAGGCGCCGAAATTGGTGACGTTGGTCACCACGCCTTCGAGGATCATGCCGGGGGTCAGGTCCTTCAGGGTCTCGACCCCCTCCTTGAAGGCGGCGGTCTTGAACTCGGGGCGCGGGTCGCGGCCGGGCTTTTCCAGTTCCTTCAGGATGTCCTTGACCGTCGGCTCGCCGAAGCGCTCGTCGGTGAACTCCTTGGGATCGAGGCTGCGGACGAAGGCGGAATCGCCGATCAGCGCCTTCACCGGGCGGCCGGTGGCCTTGACGATGCGCTCGACCACCGGATAGGCCTCGGGGTGCACGGCGGAGGCGTCCAGCGGATTGACGCCGCCCACCACCCGCAGGAAGCCCGCCGCCTGCTCGAAGGCCTTGGCGCCCAGGCGCTCCACCTGCTTCAGCGCATCGCGGGACGCGAAGGGGCCGAAGCGGTCGCGGAACTCCACCACATTGCGGGCCACGGTGGGGCTCAAGCCCGCGACACGGGACAGCAGCGGGGCGGAAGCGGTGTTGACCTCGACGCCCACGGCGTTCACGCAGTCTTCCACCACCGCGTCCAGCGAGCGGCCCAGCTTCACCTGGTCCACGTCGTGCTGGTACTGGCCGACGCCGATGGCCTTGGGGTCGATCTTGACCAATTCGGCCAGCGGGTCCTGCAGGCGGCGGGCAATGGAGACCGCGCCACGCAAGGATACGTCCAGATCGGGGAATTCCTTGGCGGCCAGTTCGGACGCCGAATAGACCGAGGCGCCGGCCTCGCTGACCACCAGCTTTTCCAGCCCCAGGTCCGGGTGGCACTTCATCAGGTCGATGACCAGCCGGTCGGTCTCACGCGATGCGGTGCCGTTGCCGATGGCCACCAGCTTGATGCCGTGCTTGCGGGCCAGATGGGCCAGGGCGGCAAGGGAACCCTGCCAGTCGTTCCTGGGCTGGTGGGGATAGATGGTGGCGCATTCCACCACCTTGCCGGTGGCGTCGGTCACCGCCACCTTGACGCCGGTGCGGATACCGGGGTCGAGACCGATGCAGTTCCTGGCTCCGGCCGGCGCCTGGAGCAGCAGGGCGCGCAGGTTGCGGGCGAAGACGCGGATGGCCTCTTCCTCCGCCGCCTCGCGCAGGCGGCTCATCAGCTCCAACTCCAAATGCAGATGAATCTTGATACGCCACGCCCAGCGCACCGTCTCGGACAGCCAGGAATCGGCGGGGCGCTTCAGGTCGCGGATGGAAAAACGCCGGGCGATGCGGGCCTCGAACTCGCCGGGGCCTTGGGAAACCGCGCCTTCCGGCCGCGCCGCCTCGTCGGGAGTCAGCAGTTTCAGGTTCAGAACGTTTTCGTTGCGCCCCCGGAACAGCGCCAGGGCGCGGTGGGACGGAATGGCCTTGATGGCCTCGCGGTAGTCGAAATAGTCGGAGAACTTGGCCCCGGCCTCGGTCTTGCCCTCGGCCACGGTGGAGATCAGCACGCCGCCGTCCCACAGGGCATCGCGCAGGTTGCCCAGCAGTTCAGCATCCTCGGCGAAGCGCTCCATCAGGATCTGCCGCGCCCCATCCAGGGCGGCCTTGACGTCGGCCACGCCCTTTTCCGCGTCCACATAGGGTTCGGCCGCCTGTTCCGGCACCTTGGCCGGATCGGCCAGCAAGGCGTCGGCCAGGGGCTCGAGGCCGGCCTCGCGGGCGATCTGGGCCTTGGTACGGCGCTTGGGCTTGTAGGGCAGGTAAAGGTCTTCCAGCCGCGCCTTGCTGTCGGCCTCGGCGATCTGGCCTGTCAGCTCCGGAGTCAGCTTGCCCTGCTCCTCGATGGAGCGAAGGATGGCGGCGCGGCGATCTTCCAGCTCGCGCAGGTAGCCCAGACGCTCCTCCAGATTGCGCAGCTGGGTATCGTCCAGTCCGCCGGTAGCCTCCTTGCGGTAGCGGGCGATGAACGGCACCGTGGCGCCTTCGTCCAGCATCTGTACCGTCGAGGCGACCTGGGAGGCCTGCACGCCCAGTTCGCGGGCGATGCGATTGGTGATGGCGGCCAGGGTAGCGACGGGAAGAGTGGAGGTCATGCTCGCTCGCGTTCAGTGACGACGGGAAGATGGGGTTTAGCCAAATTTCCGACCGCTGTCACGGCCGGAGATGGCGGGCAACCCCTACGTGACGCAAGCTACGTCGGCAGCGCATTTTAAGAGACTACGGTGACGGATCATGACGCCGGGATGACCATGTGTAAGAAGAAAAAACGAGTTGTTTCAGTCCTTTGACATAGACAGGAAGCACTACCATCTTTGAAAAGACAGCGATGTGGCGTCTTTGGTGGAGGCCCCCATGTTCCTTTGGAACATGTCCCTGGAAACCGGCATCGCCGAGGTGGACCTCGGCCGCAAGCGCATGCTTGGGGCCATGGCCGATTTCTTTCAGGGCATGGACGACCCCGGCCTCAACCAGCACACGCTGGCCGCCCATACCGGGGCGATCTTCAACGCCATGAAGGCGGCTTTCGCCACCGAGGACGCCTTCCTCAAAACCCATGACGGCGAAGCCAGCGAAAAGCACCAGATGACCCATGCCGCGCTGTCGGCAGCCTTCATCGATCTTTGCCGCAAGCTGATCCCCAAGATCAGGACCCACAAGCAGGCACAGCAATGCTGCCTGGAAATCTACCAGTTGGTGGACGACGCCCTGTTCCACCACGTCACCAAGGAAGTGGCGGGCTATCGCGAGCTGGGACGGACACCGGTCAAGAAGGTGGGATAGCCTCGACCTCGACACTCGCCGCGGCCACGATTGCGCACGCGGCCTGGGCCTCGATGTCGGCGTCGATCATGGCCTTGATCCTGGCCTCCAGCTCGGCTTCGAGCCGGAAAGCGGCTTGGGCGTCGCTATCGCGCTCGGCCGGCGATACGGCATCTCTCCGGGGTTGGGCAACGGCCTCCACCCCGAAGGTCTGGTCGCAAGACCGGGGAACCTCCAGACGGAAGTGGCCGGTCATCATCCGCGCCACCTCGTCCAACGACAGGTGCTGATGGAACTGACAGCCGGCAAACGCACCGCCCGCCCACATCACCGTCGCGGGCATGACGGAATGCTCGTCGGAGATGATGATATCGCAGGGGACGGGCAGCAGCGCCGCCATGGCGATTTCGGCCTCGTCGAACCGTAATTTGGCGCCGCCGCAGGAGGCGTCCACCAGGACGGCCCGGCTTTCCCGCCCGCCAAAGACACAGGTGCACTCGGCACCACCCCGCTGGCGGCGAAATTCGCGCCGATTGTCATGGATCACTTCGTCATCTGATGCCAAGGCTTTGCTCCGCACCGCCCCCCTGCATACAGACTATGTTATGAATTAAATATTGAATACCCTCCCAAAAGCTGTGCCCATCCCCCCTCCTGGAGGTGGGGGGTCAGGCGATGTCGGCGGGAAATTCCGTGGTGGCTTTCGCGGCCTTGGGACCGTCGATCAGGAGGCCGGCGCGGCGTCGGCCGGCTGAGCCAGGGGAGCCAGTTCCAGACGGAAATGGCCGGTCATCATCCGCACCACGTCGTCCAGCGACAGATGCTGATAGAAGCGGCAGCCGGCCAACCCGCCGCTGGCCCACATGACGGTGGCGCGCATCTTGGCGAACTGGTCGACGATGATCATGTCGCGCGGCAGTGGCGCTATGGCGGCCATGGCGGCCTCGGCTTGATCGAAGCGCAGCTTGAAGCCGCCGCGCGATGCGTCCAGCAGAGTGGCACGGCTTTCCATGCGATCGAGGACGAAGGTGCATTCAGCACCGGCACGCTGCCTGGGAAACGCGCGCTTGTTGTCGCTGGCTATGCCATTGTCCAGTGCCATGGCTGTCCTCCCACACCATATCTCATAGAGATATAATATGGCCCAAGGATTAAGAAGTTTCCATAGCCCGGAATGGAAAAGGCCCCCGCCCCTTCCTGAGAAGGAGGCGGAGGCCTCTTGCCTGAAGTCCTAGAACTTGACGACCAGCGATGTCTCGCCCAACAGCCAGGTCTTGTCCATGGGCAGACCGGCCGGGTTGGAGTTGGCATTGATGTTCTGCTTGTAGCCACTGCCGGCCTTGGCGGCACCGAAGGCGGCCGACAGGGCGACGTTGTCGCTGATGGCCCATTCGGCGGCGAAGTCGATTTCGCGGGCCAGATCGTCGGAGGTGACGTTGGCGAGCTGGCTCTTGGCGTCATACTTGTAGTTGAAGGCCAGGACGCTCAGCTTGAGGTCGTCGCGCGGATTCACGCTGAAGGTCAGCTGGTGAATGTTCACGTTGGAGTTGGAGATCACGTAATTGCCGACGATCTCGCCGATGAACCAGGTGCCGAAGCCACGGGTGATGGCGTTGTAGAAGAAGGGATCATAGGCCTCCTTCTTGTCGTCGTTGGGGTTCTTGTCGCCCGAGAAGTGGGCGTAGCGGTAAGACAGCTTGGGCGTCCACAGCACGTCGGACAGTTGGTAGCCCGGCTCGATGTAGTAGGCGTTGGCGTCCACCTTGGCGCTGTGGCTGTTGTTGTTTTCCTTCACCGCGTTGCCGTACAGGGAGAAGTCCGGCAGGAACGGCAGCGGATTGCCGCCGATGTGGAAGGAGAACACGGTCATGCCGTCGCGGGCCGACGACAGGGTGTTGGTGACCGTCGAGTTGGCGATGCCGTTGTTGAAGCCGTAGACACCACGGCTGTCGGCCGACGCCACCCGGAAGACGGTCATGCCGCCGTACCACTTGCGGTCGGCGTAGTTGGAAGCGCCGTCCGGAGCCGGCTTGCCCTCGACCTGATCGGCATTGCCGAACAGTTCGATATTGCCGCCGACGACCGAGGTCTGGGCATTCTCGTACAGGCCGGGCAGCATGACCGAGTTGGAGGCGTTGTTCTTCAGGTAGAACACGTCGCCGCGCACGTTGCCCGACGACACCTTGGCGACACCGGTCTGGGCGAAGGCGGTCCGGGACTGGGTCCAGAACATGCCGCGCTTGCCGATGTTGTTGGTGCCGTTGCTGATCAGGAAGCCGTCGGCGACGCGGAAGCTCTGGCGACCGCCCGACAGGTCCAGGCCGTTCTCGTCCAGGCCCAGGCCG
Above is a genomic segment from Magnetospirillum sp. 15-1 containing:
- a CDS encoding PilZ domain-containing protein, whose translation is MASDDEVIHDNRREFRRQRGGAECTCVFGGRESRAVLVDASCGGAKLRFDEAEIAMAALLPVPCDIIISDEHSVMPATVMWAGGAFAGCQFHQHLSLDEVARMMTGHFRLEVPRSCDQTFGVEAVAQPRRDAVSPAERDSDAQAAFRLEAELEARIKAMIDADIEAQAACAIVAAASVEVEAIPPS
- a CDS encoding Tex family protein; its protein translation is MTSTLPVATLAAITNRIARELGVQASQVASTVQMLDEGATVPFIARYRKEATGGLDDTQLRNLEERLGYLRELEDRRAAILRSIEEQGKLTPELTGQIAEADSKARLEDLYLPYKPKRRTKAQIAREAGLEPLADALLADPAKVPEQAAEPYVDAEKGVADVKAALDGARQILMERFAEDAELLGNLRDALWDGGVLISTVAEGKTEAGAKFSDYFDYREAIKAIPSHRALALFRGRNENVLNLKLLTPDEAARPEGAVSQGPGEFEARIARRFSIRDLKRPADSWLSETVRWAWRIKIHLHLELELMSRLREAAEEEAIRVFARNLRALLLQAPAGARNCIGLDPGIRTGVKVAVTDATGKVVECATIYPHQPRNDWQGSLAALAHLARKHGIKLVAIGNGTASRETDRLVIDLMKCHPDLGLEKLVVSEAGASVYSASELAAKEFPDLDVSLRGAVSIARRLQDPLAELVKIDPKAIGVGQYQHDVDQVKLGRSLDAVVEDCVNAVGVEVNTASAPLLSRVAGLSPTVARNVVEFRDRFGPFASRDALKQVERLGAKAFEQAAGFLRVVGGVNPLDASAVHPEAYPVVERIVKATGRPVKALIGDSAFVRSLDPKEFTDERFGEPTVKDILKELEKPGRDPRPEFKTAAFKEGVETLKDLTPGMILEGVVTNVTNFGAFVDIGVHQDGLVHISVLADRFVKDPHEVVKPGDLVKVKVLEVDMKRNRIALSMRMDAQPVPARKDDGPAPRRDDRRPAPQPQRQAAPKADEGGGAFAAAFAKAKQKR
- a CDS encoding alginate export family protein, whose product is MFGHDLRSRSLISGAILSAVLGLAATPASADFSLYEQGGLKIDGAATGGVTLFTSPGAQFGAGSWTNNGGAPGKRITGRGNWSETFLHPELKASYETENYGSFYGDVSGQFTMTGGSGEPSLISTTYGHPWLVELENLYGGWKSGKTLVGLGLDENGLDLSGGRQSFRVADGFLISNGTNNIGKRGMFWTQSRTAFAQTGVAKVSSGNVRGDVFYLKNNASNSVMLPGLYENAQTSVVGGNIELFGNADQVEGKPAPDGASNYADRKWYGGMTVFRVASADSRGVYGFNNGIANSTVTNTLSSARDGMTVFSFHIGGNPLPFLPDFSLYGNAVKENNNSHSAKVDANAYYIEPGYQLSDVLWTPKLSYRYAHFSGDKNPNDDKKEAYDPFFYNAITRGFGTWFIGEIVGNYVISNSNVNIHQLTFSVNPRDDLKLSVLAFNYKYDAKSQLANVTSDDLAREIDFAAEWAISDNVALSAAFGAAKAGSGYKQNINANSNPAGLPMDKTWLLGETSLVVKF
- a CDS encoding PilZ domain-containing protein → MALDNGIASDNKRAFPRQRAGAECTFVLDRMESRATLLDASRGGFKLRFDQAEAAMAAIAPLPRDMIIVDQFAKMRATVMWASGGLAGCRFYQHLSLDDVVRMMTGHFRLELAPLAQPADAAPAS